Within Halopelagius longus, the genomic segment TCGCGAGGACGCCGACCGAGAACTGCGGCAGGTTCCGTCGCCCGTACTCGACGAACAGACGCCGCATCGGATTCTCGGCTTGCTCCCGTTGTTCCTCGAAGGGGTCGTCGTCGCTCGGGGAGGTAGCCATTACACCGTCTTCGGGGGCCCAGCACACTAAACCGTTTGATACGAACCGAAACAGTCAGCGCGGCGAGAGCGACGCGGACCCGCGACGGCCTACAGCACTCTGTCCTCCACGTCCGGGTCGACGGACGCCTCGGAGAGGTCCTCGCGGATGCGCGCCCGGAGGGGGTCGGGGACGGTGTTCCGTCCGACGGGAACCGCCGTCTCGCCGTCGTCTTTCACCTTCCAGTAGAGGACGCACTCGGAGGGTTCGTAGAACTCGACGCTGTAGTGGTCGTCGGCGCCCCGGTAGTGGACTCTCGCCGCGAACCCCTCGGCGCGCCACCCCTCCAACTCCGCGAGTGCCTCGACGTGTTCGCCCATGCCTCCGGTTTCGGGGCTACCTTACGTCGTTGTTTCGCCTTCGGACCCGTAGTCGCCGATTCGGATCCGGTCGCCCTCCTCGATGCACGACTCGTTCGTGTAGCCGTAGGGGACTTCGAGGACGTACTTCCCGGTGCCCCTGTACTTCGTCAGGTCCTCTCCGGAGGTGCCCTCCGGCGGGAGTTCGGCGTGGTGAATCTGCGTGATGGTGCCGTTCTCGTCCACGAAGACGATGTCGAGGGGGAAGGACATCTCGCGCATCACGTACGCGTGTTCGCCCTCGTCGTCGTGGACGAACAGCATCCCCTCGTCCTCGCCGAGCGACTCGGTTTCGCTGAGTCCGGTGTAGCGCTTCTGGTGGGTGTCCGCGATGCGAACGTCGACGGTCGCCAGCGTCTCGTTGTCCGCCTCGTCGAGGACGGTGACCGTCGTCCGTTCGTACTCGCTCGTCGGGAACGCCGACGGGTTGAACGCGTAGACGGCACCGGTGACGGAGGCGAGGACCAACACCGCGAACGCGGCGATTGTGAGCGTCTGCCGCGAGACCATACCCGAAGATAGGACGGAGTGCGCCTAAGGATTCCGGCGAGCGAATTGGAAACCGTTATCCCGACGTGGAAGTAGAATCGAGATGCGGGCTCGTAGTCTAGGGGTTATGACGCGTCCCTTACAAGGACGAGATCGGTGGTTCGAATCCGCCCGAGCCCATGTTTCTTCGGCGAACGAAGTGAGCCGAGAAACATCTATCGAGGGCGATTCGAAGCAGGGAGCGAACGGAGTGAGCGACCGAGGTTCGAATCCGCCCGAGCCCACTAAAATCCGTGAGCGACAGCGAACGGTATTTTCGTGACGAGAGGGCGGTTAGAACCTGACGACGAGTGAGCGTAGCGAACGAAGTCGGCGTGGTTCGAATCCGCCCGAGCCCATGATTCTGCGGCGAACGAAGTGAGCTGAGAATCATCTACCGAGGGCAATTCGAAGCAGGGAGCGAACGGAGTGAGCGACCGAGGTTCGAATCCGCCCGAGTCTAGCAGAACTGTCCTAGTCTGAGCGTCCTCAAATCCACTCCCATCCGTCGCTCCCAGAGACATACAGCAGAGAGCGTATTGGAAGCATCTCGACCTATCCGAAGGAAGTTACCATTTGGCCCGCAATGGAGTCTATGTCGAACGACTCGTTCGCGAGCGGACGTCGGAGTTTCGAGGCGAGGGGCGACGGAACGAACCGAATTTCGAACGCAGCGTGAACCCGCTATATCTCCTCTTAGGTGCGGCGATGTTGCTCCTCGTAATCGTCGACCTCCTGTGGACGACGCTGTGGGTCGACGGCGGCGCGGGCCCCCTCTCGTCTCGCCTGTCGAAGTGGGTGTGGCGTCTCCTCCGGCGGGTCGGCGAGCGACACTCTCGACTGCTGAGTCTCGCCGGCCCCCTCATCCTGACGCTCACCCTCGCCACGTGGGTCGGACTCATCTGGTTCGGGTGGACGTTCGTCTTCGCGGGCGGCGAGAACGCGCTTATCGACACGCGAGACGGCGGCCCCGTCGATTGGACCAGTCGGCTCTACTACGTGGCTTACACGATGTTCACCGACGGGAACGGCGACTTCACGCCCAACGGGAGCGTCTGGCAGATGGCCTCGTCCTTCACGACGGCCAGCGGGATGCTGTTCGTGACGATGGGCGTGTCCTACGTGCTCGCCGTCCTCGGGGCGGTCGCCGAGAAGCGCGCGTTCGCAAACAGCGTGACCGGAATAGGGCAGGAGAGCGAGGAGTTCATCCGGTCGTCGTGGAACGGCGAGGACTTCCACGACGTCGACCTCATGTTGGATACGGTCTCTTCGAACCTCAACCAACTCTCCGAGCAGCACAAGTCGTATCCGATACTCCACTACTACCACAGCGAGGGTGAAGCCGAGGCGTCGGCGATGGCCGTCGCGGTGTTGGCCGAGTCGACGACGATTCTCGCCGAGGGGATCCCGGAGGAGTACGGGCCGAACGGCACCCTCATCAAGAGCACCCGGTCGAGTACCAAAGACTACCTCCAGACGCTCGACAACGCGTTCATCGAACCCGCCGGAGAGACCCCGCCCCCGCCGGACCTCGATCGCCTCCGCCGGGCGGGTATCCCGACCGTCTCCGACGCGGAGTTCGCCGAGGCCCTCGAAGAGATGAACGAGTCGCGGCGAAAACTGCTCGGGGCGGTCGAGGCCGACGCGTGGTACTGGCCGTCGCGGCGGAGCGAATAACGGCGCGGCTTACTCTCGTTTCCGGGCGGTAGTCGTCGTCTCGCGCCATCTCCCGTGGGCAGCGCGAAACCGGACCGACGGCTACTCGGGGATTCCGACGACGGCGATGTCGTAGGCCGCGATGTCCGACGCCGAACTCAGGATAATCACTCCGAACTTCCACCGCGAGTTGGGTGCGATGTCCCGCGTGGTAGACAGGTACTGGCCGAGGTGCGCGCCGTCGGCGTTGTACACTCGGACGCGGACCTCCGCGTACTCTATCGGGGAGTCGTCCGTGTTGGAGACGACGCCCTGCACGGTCGGTCCTTTGTACCCGTCCTGAACCACGTACTCGTGCGTCTCCAGCGTGAGCGATTGGAGGGGGTTCGCCCGCTGGTTCGTCTCCGTCGTCGCGAGGGCTTCCGCGACGAGCATCTGTTCGGCCGTGCGCTGACTGGCGTTCGTCTGGTTCGCCTGCCCCTCCTGGTACGTCGGTTCGTCGCTCGCCCCCGCACACCCGGACAGGGCCGCCACGGCACCGCCGCTACAGGCGGCCACGAAGCGGCGGCGCGTGATGTGGTCCGAACCGTTCATCCTCTCTCCACCGTCCTCGGGTCCCGACTGGAAGCTGACACGGCCGAACAGACGGTTGGGAGACATTTGAATATGATCGCAGAGCCGCTCCCTCCGGGACCGTCGAACGGCCCGACGCCGACCGGCCCGACGCCGACCGGGAGCGAACCGGTTGGCCCAACGTACTTTGGGCGGTGGTGTCGTATGCGACGTATGGGTTCTGTCGGGTCTACCGATACGGGAGATACGTCCGGGACCAAGAGACGAGAGCAGACGGGGTCGCTGAGTCGGTTCGTGGAGTGGGTGAAGATAGACGGCGACCGACTGGTCGTCACGTTCGGCATCGCGGCGATAATCTTCGCGTTCGTCCTCGCCCTCTACTTCCTCGACGTGATAGCGTTCGAGAATCAGAACTCGATCACGCGGATGGCCAGCGGGATGATAGCGGGGTCGTTCTCGCTCGTCACGCTCGTCGTCTCCGTCAACCAGTTGATCCTCTCTCAGGAGTTCTCCCCCGCCGGGAAGCACCGGGATCAGTACGCCGGCGTGATGGACTTCCGACGGGACATCGAAGAACGGAGCAGCGTATCGACGGCCCCGATAGAGCCGGCACGGATCGTCGCTGTAATCGCCGACGCCATCGTCCGTCGGGGCGACGAGTTAGCCGACGCGGTCGAGGGCCACCGGGACGAGGAGTTCGAGCGGGAAGTCCTGCGGTACACCGACCGCCTCCGGTCGGACACCGAGTGGATAAACGAGCAGATAGACCGGTCGAGCGTGGAGGCGTTCGACGCGCTCTCGGTGGCGGTCGAGTACGACGACGGGTGGCAGATATCCGCCGCACGCTCCCTCCGAAACGACGCGCCGGCGCTGACGGACGAGACGTCGGCGGCGTTCGAGGACCTCATCGGCACCCTACGGCTGTTCAGCACAACACAGGAGCATTTCAAGACGGTCTACCTCCAGCGCGAACTGACGCGGTTCTCGCAGTTGACCATCTACTGCGGCATCCCCGCGGTACTCGCGGCGGCGCTGATTGCACTTCTGTACGGCGACGCCGGAGGCGCGGCGATAAACGTGCAGCTGCTCCCGTACGTCACGTCGTTCCTCGCGACGGTCGTGTTCGTCCCGTTAGCGTTACTCGCCAGCTACATCCTGCGGACCGCGACGGTGACTCGGCGAACCGCGACGACCGGTCCGATGCTCCTGGAGGAACCGACCAAAGAGCGGCCGGGGGACGTCCGAGAGAGCGAGGCCGACTAAGAGAGCCCCGAAAGTCACCGTAACTCCGTTACGATCGGCCCAGTACTCCCCCGCCGCGGAACCGGTTTCTGACGGCCGCTCCGACGACGAGGAGCGCAAGTATCGCGCCCGCGACGAGGACCGGTCTCTCCGCTGTGACGGCGAGCGCCGCCGAAAACAGCGACCGCTGGCGGCCGTAGTAGACGACACCGCCGGTGGCGGCGTAGAAGCCGACGGACCCGACCGCAGTGAACGCGCCGAACTGCCGAGGGTCCATCCCCGCGAGACCGGCCGGGATGGAGACCACGGAGCGTAACGCCGGGAAGAACCGCCCCCAGAGGACCGACGACCGCCCCCACCGTCGGAACCACTCTCTGCCGCGTTCGATACGCTCCTCGGAGACGTTCACGCGGTCCCGAATCCAGTCGCTCCCCCCGACTCGGTCGCCGCGAAACACGTAGAACGGCACGTACGCGCCGGCCGTCCCGCCGACGGTAGCGGCGAGGACGAACACGGCGAACGACGCGGGGTCGGTGATGATGAGTGCGGCCGCGACGGGGACGACGACTTCGCTCGGGAGGAACGGAAAGAGCATCGACGTCTCGAGGAAGGTAAAGAGGAGTAACGCGAGCGGTCCGTACAGACGTACGAATCGAAGCGCCACGTCCGTCAGGTCCACCATACACGGTGTACGCGGCGACGCCGTAACACACCTACGGCACCTCCTCGCGGCGGCGGGGGGACGGTCGAAAGGAGAGAGCGACGCCGCCGTCTCTCGGTCGAACGACTACGGTCGAATGAAGCCGTTCACCGTCGCGCGGCGCGGGAGAATCAGCTATCGGACGTCTTCGGCGCGTTGACCGCCAGAACGGATAGCATGTACTGGCGTCCGCATCCGCACTCTAAGTATCTGTCTTCGGAATCCCCCTCGATCCAACTAGAGCAGTTCTCGCAGGACACCTTCACGTCCATCGTTCGCTGTTCCCGTTGCCGTGCGCGACATTTATCGATTCTGTGACTACGGAGATAACAACGAGTCAGCCGCGGGGTGCCCCTAACGGGACACCGCGCACACGAAGGCATCAGTCACAGGGGCGTCTCGCCCCGAGTTGAGAGAACATGAGTCGTGTACTCACCTTCGGAGCAGTCCTCGTCGTCCTCGTCTCGGGGGCGGGAGGAGTCGTCGCCGCAGACGCCGCCGGGTCGTCGTTCGCAAGCGGAACGGCCGACACCTCGCAGGCGGCGCCCGCGGGACAGAACGACCGTTCCGCGGCGGCCCAAGTCAAAGGCGACAGTCGGAACGGTAACTTGCGGTTCGACTTCCGGATTCAGAGCATAGAGCGGTGCGGCCTGACGTGTCGCGACGTGACCGTCGCGGCGACGAACACGAAGAGCACGACGGCGCGGAACGTCACCTTCGTGACGAAGATGTACGCCGGCGACACCCTCGTTTGGCGCGGAAACGAGACGTTCCGGAAGGTCGAACCGGGCGAGACCAAGACGACGACGAAGCGCGTGAACCTGGGCCTCGTCGAGGCGGCGCAGGTCAGAGGGAACGGCGGCTACGTGACCGCAGAGACGAACGTGACGTGGAACTCGGGCAACGAGTCGTTCAGCGAGCGTCGAAAAGTGACGTAGGGCGGGTCGAATCACTTCGAAATCCTTTTTTGTATAACCAGCATCCCACAGAATGCGCGCCGCCTTAGCTCAGACTGGGAGAGCACTCGACTGAAGATCGAGCTGTCCCCGGTTCAAATCCGGGAGGCGGCACTTCTCTGAACCCGACCGCCGAGCGAAGCGAGCACGGCGGGTTCTGTAAGTGGTACCCGACCGGATTCTGAACCAGCGAGCGTCAGCGAGTGAGGTTCAAATCCGGGAGGCGGCACACCCTTCTCGATTCAGCTGCCGTAACGACCTTCGAGAGCGACTACTCGTCCTCTCGCGTCGTTTTCCGTTCCTTGATAAGTCGAGAGTTGTTACTGCGTCTCCTTCCGTCTCGTAATTGCACGGCCGATCGTCTCAGGAAGCGTTGCGTACTGCACGCGGCGAGGCGGTGTCTGTCGTGACCGTAGGGCTGAATACAGAGGATACATCTCTCGCAGAGATCTCGTTTATTCCGTCTGATCGGAGCTGAACTAACCCCGAGGTAGGACGTGCGAATGCGGCACGAGATTCGCCTCAATCTACTTCGCTGATGAAGGACAGCACCTCGTCGGTGTAACGGTCTGGGGCGACGAGATGCACCGCACGTCCGTATCCCTCCAAGGTAAGCGAGTCGACTGTTTGGCATCATTTCGTGGAGTCGTTCGGCCATGCTTTTGTGGGGGCTCTCACTCCCGACGAGCAGTAACGTCGGGGTGGAGAGCTCTCCGAACGGTGTGAGATCCCACCAGTCAAGCTTCCCAGCAGTTTTCAACTCAGGCAGGAGGGTTTGATGGGATATATCCACGTGGGTATCCCATACCGGTGACGAACGTGGTGACAACCAAAGAGTTACTAAATTCAACGGTCGATACGCACTGAGGCTCAGGCTCTCGGCGAACTCGACCTGAAACGCTAGAAGCGATAGTCGGTCGATACAGAACGTTTTAGCAGAGCGATTAGGGCCTCTAACAGAACGCGATCTCTCACACCAACATGGACGTGCTACTTAGGGGACTGTCTGTCACTGATTGCGAAAGAGAGGCTTATGAACCGTTACTCTACATACTATCGATACGATGAGTAACTATCCTGAGACTGAACAACGAATCAGAGAAGCTGCCTTCCGTGCACTTACTAGACACGGATACGCGGATCTCTCGATCAAAGATATAGGCGACGAACTCGGTCAAAACCCATCCCTGATATACCATTACTTCGATAGCAAAGACGAATTACTGCTTTCGATGCTCGATGTCTTCGTCGAGATTTTTGCCGGCCAACGAGCTGAGCAGCCGATCACTGACCCGGAAGCGGAACTACGACAGTTCATTGATCAAGTTCTCTCTCCTCAACCAGAGCAAGTCGAGCAAGTCCTGTTCTCTCCACCACCCGATATCCAACAAGGGGTTTCGCGAGTGTTTGTCGAACTGTGGGCGCATGCGACGTGGGATGACGAATTCCGAGCAGAAACTACACAAGTGGAAAACCGACTCAGAGACACGGTCATTGAGATCCTCCGTGCCGGTATCGAACTTGATCAGTTCCAACCGGTGGAACCGGAGCAGACGGCAGATCATCTTCTCTTTCTGCTGAAGCAAACGATCCACACTCGTACGACGACAAACCGAGATGACGCCACGGAGCGCGGTCAAACGATCATCGATGGCGTAATAGACGATATTTCCGTCGAGAGTTAGTCAGAGGGCTGCTGTTCTCGTTTCGGCGACCGCTTCCTACGTTACTCTCGCCGCAGTGCTACTGGCCGACGACGGTATCACAAGACCTATGTTAATTAATCAATTAATTAATGTATGCAGTCCTCTGGATCAGCCGTTGGAGTGGGTCAGGCACCGGAAGCCATTCGAAGCCGCGAGAGGCAGCTCTCGCCGTTCGAGTGGTACGCTGAGATGCGTCAGAAAACTCCCGTTTGTTACGACGAACAACGGGAAACGTGGGACGTGTTCCGATACGAAGACGTAAACCACGTTCTCAAAAACCATGATGCGTTCACAGCTAATCGTACACTGGAGGACAACGAATCCTCGAACGGCGGCAGTGATGAGATGCCGATGTTGCAGACGATGATCACAACAGACCCGCCGGAACACAACCGACTTCGGGGATTTATCGACGAACAGTTCCAACCGGGAGCGATACGGGAGTACCAGCCCCAAGTGGAGAAGGTAACGGCGGAGTTGCTAGACGACCTCGAAAACAAGCAGCAATTCGATTTTGTCGACGAGTTCGCAGTTCCGGTTCCGGTCATCGTCATCGCCGAGTTGCTAGGGATCCCCGCTGACCGCCGCGAGCAGTTCAAGGAGTGGTCGGATGCACTCGTTGCGCGGCCCGAAGACGACACAGAAGAGGAGATTCAACGGGTCCAGCGAGGACAGCAACAGGCCCAACAGGAGATGGGCAGGTACTTCGCAAAGTTACTGGAAGAGCGCCGGGGGGGTGACGGCGATGATCTCGTTACGCTCGCAGCGAACGCAGAAGATCTATCCAGAGGAGAGAAGGTCGGATTCTGTATCCTCCTCCTTCTCGCAGGCAACATCACGACGACGAACCTCCTCACGAATACGATCTGGTCGTTCGAGGAAGAGGGAATCATAAACGACGTTCGAACGGGGGCGATCGATCACGAACAGGCTATCGAAGAGGTGCTTCGATATCGATCCCCGATCCAGTCATTAAAACGAATCGCTACAGAGAACGTCGAGCTGAACGGCCAACAGATCCAGACCGGGGACGTCCTGACACTCTGGTTGGGTGCTGTAAACCGTGATCCGGAGATCTTCGACGACCCCGAGAAGTTCCGACCCGAGCGAGGGCCCAACCGGCACATCGCGTTCGGAACGGGAGTCCACTTCTGTCTGGGAGCTCATCTCGCGCGGATGGAAGCAGACGTAGCCATAGAGCAGTTACTTGAGCGCTTTGATCGGCTGGACGCGGATCTATCGGATCTTCAGCCGTTGAGTAGCCTCTACGGTCTTGAATCACTCCCCTGTGAGGTGAGCGTGAACGCTCATTCCGAAAGATAGGCTGATATCGCCCATTGTTATGTTCGCGTATCTACGTAATGGATCTGGGGTCACCGAGTGACAGGCAACCGGTTACTCGGGTGCTCGGTAGCCGTCAGTGAATAGTGTCCTCTCGCCTCTGTTTGGCACCTCCTATATCACAGTCCTGTACTGTCGATCGACGGTAGTCAAGTGGCCGATTGAAGGGCGACCGTATTCGACCTCCGTAATAGCCAACGCGACATCCGCCAGTTGTGTACAGGGAGGAACAAAACCAACGTAATCCGATCGGAGCTAGTTACGCGGATGAAACGTCATCGGGAGGCGATCGAATCCGTAGCTGGTTGCCAGCTCGACGGGCTCAGATGGACCCTCGTCGACCTCGAGTCGTTCGACGCGGTCCGTGACAGCATCAAGGATGACGTCGCCCTCTAGCTTCGCGAGCGGCGCGCCAAGACAGTAGTGAGGACCGAATCCGAACGCGATGTGGCGGTTCGGCCTCCGATCGGGACGGAACAGATCCGGATCGTCGAAAGCGTCGGGGTCCCGATTGGCCGACCCGATCCAGGAGACGATCCGTTCACCTTCGGGAATCTCCGTTCCGCTGAGTTCGACCGCTTCAGTCGTTCGTCGCCCGGAGATCGACTGTACCGGTCCCCGATACCGGAGAACCTCGTTGAACACTGTCCGCCGGTCGAGCTCGCCCTCGCGGAGTCGTTCGTACTCCCCGGTTTCCTCGAGCGTCCAAAGGGCGTTCCCGACGGCGTGGGTCGTCGTCGAGTGGCCGGCTAGAAAGAGGAAGACACAGAACGCTCGCTGTTCGGATGGCGAAAGCGTCGGTTCGTCGTCCGACTCCGAACCCGCGATGACCGAGATCAGGTCGCTTTCCGGGTTCTGGCGACGCTCACCTAGGAGGTTACCGAAGTATTCGTACATCTTTCCCACCCCTTCCATGATGGCATCGCGTCCAGCCTCGTCGCCAGTCATCGCTCCGGACCACTGTCTGACCAGATCCCAGTCGTCCTCGGGAACGCCCAAGAGACGGGAGATGGTTGAGACGGTCACCGGGGCGGTTAGTTCGCCGATAGCGTCGATCTCCCTTCCATCTTCGAGCGCTCGATCGAGGCGGTCATCCACGATCGACCGAATCGACGGGCGAAGCTCATCGAGGTTTCCTGGTTGGAAGTACTCCTCGACGACGCCCCGAAGCCGGTCGTGTTCCGGCGGGTCCTCATCGATGAGAAGCGTCCCCAGGTTTCCGTTCGGATCGAAGTCAGATGCGCCCTTCGAGGTGAATGTCTCGTGGTCGGAGAGCGCCCGCTTGACGTCATCGTAGCGAAAAACGTCCCAACAGTCGCGACTCCCGTCGTACCGTACGGGTTCGGTCTCGCGCATCGTCTCGTACCACGGAAATGGATCCATCAACCGCTCTTCCGTGGTGAGTTCGTCCGGTGGTCGCATATCAGGCCCAGGATTTTGCTGGCTCACGTTAATTAAGTGATTAATTAGGCGTGTAGGTCTTTCGGTTGGCTGTGTCCTCGATCGATCTCTGCGTGCAGAACGATCGTCATCTACTACGGGGAAATCGACAGTACCTCGCAGAGATACTCACGAAAAGCGGATTCCAAGCCCAGCTAATTTGTCCTCAATCGGCCGCCTGACCGCCGTCGACGGGCAGCGTGTGACCCGTAATGTACGATGCATCGGACGAACAAAGGAATGCGACCGCACCGGCCATCTCTTCGGGTTCAGCGATGCGGTCCATCGGTACGTCCCGCATGGCGGACGTATCGTAGTCGGCCCGGATCGTCCGGATCGCCATTCGGACTAGTTCGATTGCCGTCCCGATCCGGTTCAACAGCGGTATCGATGACCCGCCTGTTCCGCCCAAAAGACCTGATTGAATGTTCGTCTTTGTAGGGCCCGGAGCGATCGCGTTGATCCGGATGTCACGACTGGCGTACTCGAGGGCTGCTGATTTCGTCAGGCCAACAACGCCGTGTTTGCTGGCTGAATAACTGGAGAGTCCGCCCATCCCCACTAAGCCGGCCTCGGAGGCCGTGTTGACGATCGCGCCACCGCCCTGACTCTCCATGACGGGGAGCTCTGCCTTCATGCAGGTCCAGATGCCTTTCAGGTTGATAGCGATGATCCGTTCCCACTGTTCGTCCGTGATGTCAGTGACCCCCGAAAAGCCGGTGAGGATTCCCGCGTTGTTGTGCGCGAAATCGAGGCTTCCGTAGGTATCGACCGCGATGTCGACCATTCGCTCGACCGACTTGGAATCGGAAACATCGACCTCGACAAACGTCGCGTTACCGCCGGCATCCTCGATCAGATCGACTGTCTCACGACCAGCCGTCACGTCGATGTCCGCGGCGACGACGTTCGCTCCTTCCTCAGCGAAGCGGCGTGCCGATGCGCGTCCAATTCCTGATGCGGCTCCCGTTACGACAGCTGTATTCCCATCTAGTCCATTCATGAGTAAACCCTGCCGTCAATTAACTACTCAATCAATAAGAGTTTCTATACACCATCATGATAAATATTTGATGGGTAGGCAACTATGAGTGGAAGCTCTACATCCAACAACGGTTATCTATAGCCATCCGCGCAGTATTCTGTAGTAACTGTCGACTTCACTACCCGATGGGTGTCACACCTCCGTAAACCTCGTTAACGTATACGACCCCGAAGATGCTGGTCTGACCCGCGGTCCCGGAGGGGAGTCCTGGTACGACTTCGAACAGTGATCCCGACGATTTCGTTCGAGAGAATCGGGAGACCTTGGTCCGGATACTCGAGCATTCGGATGACCCGTTCGTGAGAGCGATCTGTCTGAAAGCGCTCGTCAGGTACGGAAGCGACCCTAGTCTTCAAGTCCTACAGCAGGAAGTCGAGCGAGCAGGAGGCGAGGAAGGAGGTGACAGCGCTTGAGTTCAGTCACCAGTGGCGTCAGCGAACTTCTGCGCGTCACGGAACAGTTCGGGACTGGAGTCGACGAACCGAACCATCTGCTCGAAACGTTCGATGTCGTCGAGCAGCTCCGGATCCTCCCGAGCGATTCGGAGCAGTTCGGTTCGCATCTCTCGCTGTTCCTCGTCGAGTTCTTCGACCGCACTGCGTTCGATCGCCTACCCACATCACACACAGAAGACTCGTCTCTGGGCGACTGCTGCTGGCATCGCGGACAGGTGAGGGAAGCGATCGGGTTGCTCTCCTCCGCATCAACGTCAGCACCGTGAGCGCGAGCGATTTCCCGGTCGTTTGCCTCTCCGAACACCGCAATGTACCGGGAGGCGACACACCCTTCTCGATTCAACTGCCGTAACGACTTTCGAGAGCGACTACTCGTCCTCTCGCGTCGTTTCCCGTTCTACGATGTGGCGAAAGCGGCGGCTACACCTCGGTACGTTCCGAAGTGGCACGACCGTCAGGTCGGAGGGGTCCTCGAGTCCGCCCTCCGCCGCCCAACGGTGAGCGCGTCAAATGCCCTA encodes:
- a CDS encoding TetR/AcrR family transcriptional regulator, which gives rise to MSNYPETEQRIREAAFRALTRHGYADLSIKDIGDELGQNPSLIYHYFDSKDELLLSMLDVFVEIFAGQRAEQPITDPEAELRQFIDQVLSPQPEQVEQVLFSPPPDIQQGVSRVFVELWAHATWDDEFRAETTQVENRLRDTVIEILRAGIELDQFQPVEPEQTADHLLFLLKQTIHTRTTTNRDDATERGQTIIDGVIDDISVES
- a CDS encoding DedA family protein; the encoded protein is MVDLTDVALRFVRLYGPLALLLFTFLETSMLFPFLPSEVVVPVAAALIITDPASFAVFVLAATVGGTAGAYVPFYVFRGDRVGGSDWIRDRVNVSEERIERGREWFRRWGRSSVLWGRFFPALRSVVSIPAGLAGMDPRQFGAFTAVGSVGFYAATGGVVYYGRQRSLFSAALAVTAERPVLVAGAILALLVVGAAVRNRFRGGGVLGRS
- a CDS encoding cytochrome P450; this encodes MQSSGSAVGVGQAPEAIRSRERQLSPFEWYAEMRQKTPVCYDEQRETWDVFRYEDVNHVLKNHDAFTANRTLEDNESSNGGSDEMPMLQTMITTDPPEHNRLRGFIDEQFQPGAIREYQPQVEKVTAELLDDLENKQQFDFVDEFAVPVPVIVIAELLGIPADRREQFKEWSDALVARPEDDTEEEIQRVQRGQQQAQQEMGRYFAKLLEERRGGDGDDLVTLAANAEDLSRGEKVGFCILLLLAGNITTTNLLTNTIWSFEEEGIINDVRTGAIDHEQAIEEVLRYRSPIQSLKRIATENVELNGQQIQTGDVLTLWLGAVNRDPEIFDDPEKFRPERGPNRHIAFGTGVHFCLGAHLARMEADVAIEQLLERFDRLDADLSDLQPLSSLYGLESLPCEVSVNAHSER
- a CDS encoding SDR family NAD(P)-dependent oxidoreductase, with the translated sequence MNGLDGNTAVVTGAASGIGRASARRFAEEGANVVAADIDVTAGRETVDLIEDAGGNATFVEVDVSDSKSVERMVDIAVDTYGSLDFAHNNAGILTGFSGVTDITDEQWERIIAINLKGIWTCMKAELPVMESQGGGAIVNTASEAGLVGMGGLSSYSASKHGVVGLTKSAALEYASRDIRINAIAPGPTKTNIQSGLLGGTGGSSIPLLNRIGTAIELVRMAIRTIRADYDTSAMRDVPMDRIAEPEEMAGAVAFLCSSDASYITGHTLPVDGGQAAD
- a CDS encoding DUF192 domain-containing protein, whose amino-acid sequence is MVSRQTLTIAAFAVLVLASVTGAVYAFNPSAFPTSEYERTTVTVLDEADNETLATVDVRIADTHQKRYTGLSETESLGEDEGMLFVHDDEGEHAYVMREMSFPLDIVFVDENGTITQIHHAELPPEGTSGEDLTKYRGTGKYVLEVPYGYTNESCIEEGDRIRIGDYGSEGETTT
- a CDS encoding FxLYD domain-containing protein gives rise to the protein MNGSDHITRRRFVAACSGGAVAALSGCAGASDEPTYQEGQANQTNASQRTAEQMLVAEALATTETNQRANPLQSLTLETHEYVVQDGYKGPTVQGVVSNTDDSPIEYAEVRVRVYNADGAHLGQYLSTTRDIAPNSRWKFGVIILSSASDIAAYDIAVVGIPE
- a CDS encoding potassium channel family protein, with the translated sequence MLLLVIVDLLWTTLWVDGGAGPLSSRLSKWVWRLLRRVGERHSRLLSLAGPLILTLTLATWVGLIWFGWTFVFAGGENALIDTRDGGPVDWTSRLYYVAYTMFTDGNGDFTPNGSVWQMASSFTTASGMLFVTMGVSYVLAVLGAVAEKRAFANSVTGIGQESEEFIRSSWNGEDFHDVDLMLDTVSSNLNQLSEQHKSYPILHYYHSEGEAEASAMAVAVLAESTTILAEGIPEEYGPNGTLIKSTRSSTKDYLQTLDNAFIEPAGETPPPPDLDRLRRAGIPTVSDAEFAEALEEMNESRRKLLGAVEADAWYWPSRRSE
- a CDS encoding DUF7538 family protein yields the protein MGEHVEALAELEGWRAEGFAARVHYRGADDHYSVEFYEPSECVLYWKVKDDGETAVPVGRNTVPDPLRARIREDLSEASVDPDVEDRVL
- a CDS encoding cytochrome P450, whose protein sequence is MSQQNPGPDMRPPDELTTEERLMDPFPWYETMRETEPVRYDGSRDCWDVFRYDDVKRALSDHETFTSKGASDFDPNGNLGTLLIDEDPPEHDRLRGVVEEYFQPGNLDELRPSIRSIVDDRLDRALEDGREIDAIGELTAPVTVSTISRLLGVPEDDWDLVRQWSGAMTGDEAGRDAIMEGVGKMYEYFGNLLGERRQNPESDLISVIAGSESDDEPTLSPSEQRAFCVFLFLAGHSTTTHAVGNALWTLEETGEYERLREGELDRRTVFNEVLRYRGPVQSISGRRTTEAVELSGTEIPEGERIVSWIGSANRDPDAFDDPDLFRPDRRPNRHIAFGFGPHYCLGAPLAKLEGDVILDAVTDRVERLEVDEGPSEPVELATSYGFDRLPMTFHPRN